ACACCCATTACTTCATTAGCACCACTTGGATAGCTTGACGGAGAGATAATCCTAACAGTTATGTTACTTCCAATGTTACTTGGAGAAAGATTTGAAAGCACAAACCCTTGATTAGTTATGTAACTTGTGATATCAAATCCACCAAAGAGATACTCAACTTTCCATTGAGTAGCAAAACTTCTGTTGCTTGCTCTTACTATTATCTCTTCGTTGTAACTGCCTAGGTTGGTTATGGAAACTTCGTACACATTGGTGAGTCCGTTGTCAATTCTATTGCTAATTCTCTGAGAATAGTCTTGTGAGAACATTCCTCCGCCAACCCAAGTGCTATCGTTAGCTTTCCTAACAACCATTTCCACTTTAGTAATCACAGGCCTTATAACAAACTTGATTACATCTTCTTTAGTAGGATCAATTGAAGAAATTCCCTTTATAACGATATTCTTCGGGACATTTATCGGAACCGAGGAATTTGTTGGGGAGAACCTAACTTCAATGGGGCCAAACTCAGCACCATAGGGAAGATTGATGGTAAAACTCCCGTTAACTATACTTGATGTAACATCTTGTCCGTTGGTAAGGTATTCAACTTTCCACCAACCATCTCCTCCTGTTCCTTGAATTTTAATATTATCATTTCCTCCAGTGTTCTTAACATAGAAAAATCCTAGTTTTTCAACACCTACGTTCATTCTAAGCTCAATGGTCTGATCGCTACCATCGGAGTTTATAATATCATTGCCTAGATAATTACTTCCGTCCTTGCTTATTCTCAAATCAGGTTTGGCACTGCTGACTATGCCTCTAAAGCCAATAACATCAGATAACACCCAAGAACCATTTGGCAACCTAGTATCAACATAACCTTTGACAACATAGTTATCACCACTGGATAGGTTTACCGAAGGTGTAAGGTGAACTCTTATTGCAACGATATTGGAATTACCACCAGCATAAGGCTGAAGATTGGTAACAAAGCCTAAATTTGTCACGCTAGCGGTTATTTCCTGAGCTACTATCCACTCACTGCCATTATTGGTGCAAAGGAAGTATTTAACGATCCAGTTAGGAGGGTTATCCCTATCTCCCCTGATTCTGATCTCTCTGGCTGAAGTAGCGTTATTTACAAAATAGAAGAATCCCTTGGCTGAGCTTACGCCGTCATTGTAGGTATAATCGTCAACAAGTTGTCCAAGGTTATAGTTATCAGTGCCTCTTATAACATTTAACCCACTCATATCGGAGCCAGAAGGTAGCTTACCTACCATACCGTCACTGAAGTAGTATTCGGTGAACTCAACTTTGAGATTGGTTATGACTATTCTGTTAGTTCCCTCATTCACTCTATTACTTAGGATGATATACATAAACACATTACCTTTCTGGTTTATAAAGTTTCCGCTCTGACCATTAGTGAATGATGTATAGTTTGTGGATGCTCCTGATGAGTTAGTCTCAGGGGAGAGTAAGAACAGGGCTAAAGCGCCACTGGGGTTTTCGGCAAAGCTAGCAGTGACTTTGGCAGATAGAGGCACAAAACCCGTTACAATGTCCGGATAGATCAAGTTTTTGACTCTAAAGGTAGCAAAACCATTGTAAAGTCTCTCATTCAGAAGCAAATCATTAACCCATATAACATTTCCGAATTGATCAAGTTTTGCTAACCTTCTCTCGGGGTTAGCACTGATAACATATAGAAAAGCACCGTCGCTTGCGATTCTAGTATGATGTGCAACCCATGCTCTATAGGTAAGATTGACATCTCTTTCCCATAGCATCTGTCCACTGTTTTTGTCAATTCTTTGCAAGAAGCAATGGTCATTTTCCGTAGGACCGTGATTTATCCACACGACAAAAACAGAGTTTCCAACAACAACTAAGTCAGGATATGCATCTGCACTGTAAGTTCCCTCATCTGTGCCGTTTCCAACCATTACATCGTTAGTCCCCCAAGCGGAAATGTTATTTGTCCAGACTACCACAAAGTTGCCCCCACTGAAATTGACCTTCTGGAGAAATACTTTGCTCTTAGCGAGGTTTCTATGGTAAAGCTTGAAAGCAACATACAAGTTGTATCCATCAATAACTGCAGAAACTGTCTCCTCTCCAGAATACCAGTAGTTGGCGTTACTATAGTTTGTATACATGTTTACAGTTTTATCACTGGTATTGCCTCCCCAGCTAACTCTATTCATAGTTGTAGGATCTATCCTTTGTGCCCTGATGTTGAAAGTTCCACCTGTGTTATTAAGCCAGACTACGTAAAGATAGTTATCAGGACCTATGTCTACATCTGGATAGTAATTGTTACCACTGCTAGTATTGATCTGGACATCAGCAACTATATTACCATTTGTTTCGTTTATCTTAGCAATTCTTATGTTATCGGCAATATAGTAGACAACATACACAAATCCACCGTAGTAAACGGGCTTAGCTTGATAATTTGCAGTGTTGGCAACTGCTACCTCCCATTGCACTACACCAGATGGCGATATCTTACTGACAAATATTCTCCACCCACTTCTGTTATCACTGTAAACTACATACAAATTGCCTGAACTATCAACACACGCGGACGGATACCTACTTTCGCCATTTGCCCAACTTAGAAGAGTATCATTGGTATTAGTTCTAGTCATTGGACTTAAGGGCCATTCTTTGACACCACCAGTTGTGAGTTTGTGAGCATAAACATCATACCTAAAAGGTGCATTGTCCAAAAAGTATGAAGAAGGAGATATGTAAGAATGCACCCCGAGTTCTCCAACTGTATAAACTCTGGAAGAGAGTTTGTCTACAACCACGTCAACTATAGGGCCGTCCCATGACCAAAGAGTATAACGATCGTTTCTGACTCCTCCGACCCAACTGCTGATATAGTTATTATTGTCCATAAGATGGAAAGCATCAGAAAAATTTTCTTCCCAAACTAGGGTATTAGATGGTGTCTTGTACAGAATTCCGCCAAAACCGACCGAACACAACAAGTAAGAAACGAAAACTATTAAAAGCCTCCTCATACGGTTCCTCCTACTTAACAAACAACTTTTTAACAATTACCTCTTTACCTGTGTTAATGGTAAATATGTAAACTCCTTGCCTAAGGTAAGCACCACTCTCATCAGTACCATCCCATAGCACATAGTAAACTCCTTTTTCCTTTCTCTCATCTTTTACCAAATGTCTAACGAGTTTTCCGTTGATGTCGTATATTGAGATTGTTACAATAGAAGGCTCAGAAACAGCATAGACAAAGTTACCACCTTTACCACCTTCTATGGGATTTGGAAATATTCTCACATCAACCTTATCCGCAACCATATTGAATGAAACCAACTCAAAGTTGACTACATTTGTCCCTATTTCCAGATAGATGTTGCTAACACTACCTACATACCCTCTAGCATCAACTTTCATTTTGTAAAGTCCGCCTATGACTGGGTAAACTGGAGCAGAATAGTTACCACTTTCATCACCAGTAACAGTAACTTTAACTCCGTAAGGATCAGTTACCTCAATAATGGGGCCAGATATTCCTACTTTTGTTTTCCTGTCTTTAACGCTACCAACTATAAACATGCTCTCTATCCCCACCTTGTTAGTCACGTAATCTTTCCTGTTAGTGTTTTTTAGGGACCAAACTTCTATAAACTGTTCAAACACATCAGCAGGGCTAGCCTGCAAAGAAGGCTTAATGACCGCTTTGATGAAGTAAAACTGACTAGGTTGAATTTCTGGAGTAAGGTAATTACCGTTGCTCACTTGCTCTGTTATTTCTGCGTCAGAGCAGTCGTAATACTTAACATCCCAGATATTACCACCTACATTAGCCTTAACAAAAAACCTCTCTGCAACAGCATCAACATTCATAATACCTAAATACAGTGTAACTGGAACATTCTTAAACGTCTTTACAACTTTTCCAGCATCAGAGTAAGAGGTAAAAGAGAAGATGTTGTCGTAACCACTGGCACTTCTTAGATCTACCCTTGGATCAACTACCACATCTCTCAGGATAACAAAGTCATAGATATTATTTTCAATGTCATAGGTTTTCATTGAAAGTCTTAGATAGGAGTAGAATCCACTGCAGACCAAGGAATTAGTGTTTGTAAGAACTCTGTAAACTTTGATATGTTTACTTTCACCAGCTCTGAGTTCTACAACATAGTTGGAAGTAAAAACCACTCCAGTTATATCATCACCATTCTCGGAGAGAATACGTGTTGTAAAGTTAGGAGAGTGATTACTCTCAACACTTACAATAAATCTCACCTTATCTCCAACGCCTATTGAATTACTTAAAAATATGGTGTATACGTTAGTCTGATTTAACTCAATCTTATTCGTTATAGCACCGTCTAAGATCCCTTTTCCGGCGGAATCTTTATTGTCTTCGTCACTTCCTAGGGCAAAAATATCGGCAATAGCATCAACATAGACAATCTCTACTCTCAAAACGGAGTAAACGTTTGTATTTTTCTTTGATATTGCTCTGATAGTAACAATGTTGGTTGTCCCACTTACTAGCTCGGTGGTGTTTGTAACTCTAAAGCTGAAAAGGACTATCCCACTTCCCTCAATTCTAGGAGTGGTAAAACCACTTCCGAAAATGTAGGAAGAAATATCCGTTGAGTTCGTGAAGAAGCTTACAACCCACCCTTCCGGATTAGATTGACTAGCTCTCAAAACAAACTCTTCCCAGACATTGTCAGCATTGGATACAACAAAACTACCTGAAGAAGATTGATATTTACGGATCTCGGCTGTTACGGTACTCTCAATTGAAGGACGAGACATCACACTAACCCGAGGTTTCACAACCTTATTTGTTATGTACACTACATCAAAAACGCCAGGGTTGTCATACAAACTGAATTCATACCTTATTACAACTAGATCTCCTGAAATTGCGGTATTTTTCGGTTTCACGTAAACATATATGTTGTCTTCAGGCCATCCATTAGCACTGTTATAATTTCTTATTGAATTTGTATAGCCAGAACTGGTGAGAAGTTCATTACTTACAAACTCTCCACTTTTATTAGTGTGGTAAACCTCAAACTTAGAAACATCTCCGTAGAAAGTTGCTTTCAGTCTAAACTCTGGTTCTCCCTCAACAGGAGCAATATTCCTAAGAACGAGTTTAAATCTTCCAATTTCGTTAGCTTCTGTTTTTTGGTAATCAAAACTATCGGGGGCAAATTGGTTTGTCCCTCTGAGAATGCCTGTAGTTATGTTAGATATAGCGATATCAGGAAGCCCAGGAGTTATAACACTTCCAAACCAGACGGTATCCAACCTTCTTTGCAAGGTGATTGTCTCAAAGTAGAAGAAGAAAAACACCTCGTCGTTTACGAAACCATTGGTGTTAACAATTAAAACTCTCAAAAGCTTTTCATAACCATTGGTTATAAGATTTGTCCAACCAGCATTGGTGTTGGTTACTAAAGAGGTTATATCGTTGTTTTTCTCGTCGTAGAATCTGAAGATCCAGTTGGTTATGTGGTTTCCAGGTTGGTTACCGTTTGAAACTGTAGCATAAATCCTAAACACATCTCTAAAGTCTCCATCATTTTTAAACCTTAATATTATATCTTCCCTAGGATACCTAAGAGTAAGACCGTAGAGGAAATAGTTCTCGCTAACGAAAGTATTAGTAATGATATCAATACCAGCATATCCTCCAATGCTGTCATGGTATGCATCAGGTAGACCTCTAACCGCTATAAAACTATGCATACCTCTGTCAACTGTATTTGTCCTCAACATACTGACAAAGTCATACCTTATTTCAAGGGTATTGCTTACAGCACCGTTTGTTGTTTGTAAATTGTTTTCAACGGCATTGGTGAGGGTAACTTCTACCAGAACCTCAACCTGCTCTCTTGCAGAGTATAACTTAATCCATCCAAGGTTAGTAACATAGGCAGTTATATCGTTAGTAGTGTTTCCAACAATAACCCTAAATCTGTAGTTCCAGTCTGCTAGGCTACCGCCTATATTTGACAAACTAGCTTTTAGAGTGTATTCTTGTAAACTGTCTGTATCATTTTTAAGCCTGATCTTTACATTGTTAGTTCTACCGGCTACTATCTTATTACTTAAGCTAGCCTGACCGAGATAAGTTGTGGATATTGTTGGTATGTCAATCCATCCAGAGATAAATGAGAAAACACCCATATCTGGCTTAATGGAAACAGCTCTGTTGGAAATAACAACTACGTCTTCTTGAGAGTTGACATAGGAAGAGTAAGCTCTGATCTTAATTTCTATCCATTCATCATCTCCCGCAGTTGCTAAAGGATAGGAAACAACCTTTAATGTAACACTACTTCCCAAAGGTAATGTGAGGTTTGAGGTATTGGTTATGTTGTGTGTGATATCGTTATCTGAAAGATCTAGATACTTGATAAACCAACTACCACTAGCCTTATCTCCAACAATGTTGATTATATCAGGATCGGTTGTGCTATCGTTCTGCACAATAACAACGTTTGTTCTAACTTCCACTCCTCCCTTAAGCATGACGTTAGTTATATACTGGTTAGCCCCTGTTGAATTGTATACATTGTTACCGTTGGTTGCTGAAGAAATATCGTACCCTACCATTGCATCGGGTTTTACTTTTATGTTCCTGGGTCTTGCGTAAACGACATCGTAAGCGTTGGTAAAGTTGGTAGTGTAAGCTAACAGCTTAACCCACGGTTCAACACCACTCTCAACTGTTGAATCTGGTGTAAACACACCTCTGAAGACAAATTCTTCACCAACACCTAAAGCTATATTAGTGCCGTTAGTTATGCTTAAAGTAATGTCATCACTACCTAGATAATAAACTTCACTCCAACCGCTGTTTGTTATACCAAATGACCTTAAGTGGATAATATCTACCTCCTCTCCATCGTTTTGTAGTTTGAAGTAGTAGGTGAGAGAACGATCATTTACGGTTCTTACCATTATTGACTGAGTGAGGGAGATATTAGTTGAAACGTAGTTATTATCCTGAACACCACCTAGGAAGTAGGGATTAGTAGCAACGATAAGATCAGGCTGATATTTATGGTTTTCAAAGACTAGTCTTATACTATCTTTTCTGAGGTCGTCATAATAAACATTTGTATCACCAGAGATAGTGTAACGGGTGTTTGTTGAAAAAGAGAAGAACTCTAGGTTCAGAAAGCTTCCCACTGGAGCGTTAGTTTTTGCAGAAACAGTAACTTGAATTACTTTCCTCTGCCCTGACGGTATCTGTAGATGATATGGAAATGATACACTCTGCCCATCGGTTATGTTTGATATAACTATGTTCCAGTCACTTATACTGCCTAGAGTAGTGTAGAATCTGTTGGTTACTAAAACTACATCCTGTAGGATTCCCTTGTTTTCTATGACTATGTAGTTGGTTACTACAGTCTCATACCCTGCAAACTTTGAGTTTACAAGGTTAGAGAAAACTTGAGTTATGGGGGAAATCTCCCAGAGGTTTGTTCCCGAAATGCCTGAGACATTACTAATGAAAGCATCTGGAAGATACTTCCAAGATATTGCTCTTAGAGTTATGGAATCGTGGAGATAGCCACCTTGTATGGCACTTGAGTAAAGAGAAAAGTCTTGAAACTCTCTATCGCTAGCGGTGCTTGGGATTGAGACCTCAATTCTAAAGTTGGTTGTGGAGTTTGTAGGAACTATGATACTATACTCACCGTTGGTGAAAGCGGTTGATACATTAACATTAGCCCAATTGTATACCGAAACAGGCCAACCAGATGGTGTAAGGTAGAGATAAAATTGTCCATTTGTATTTCCTGTGTTGTGTAGCTTTACATAGTATATGGCTTTACTTATCCCATCAGAGAAGGTGATGTTTGTTAGTAGCTGGACAGTAGGAGAAGGTGATATAAAGTTACTTCCAACATAGGTAGTAAAGAGCGAATTTGTTGAAGCAAATAAGTCACCTGTGTAGTAAAACAAGATCTCAAAAGTATAGTTTGATACTACCACTAATTGGTTACCATTGCCAATAGCTTCAACTCTAACCCTTAGATCATTACCAAGGTTAGTAAACTCAACTGTTTGGTTTGTGGGAGCAAGGTAATAGTTTATACCACCGTTAGGAGAGACTCTAAATGTTGGTGCACCGGAGTAAGTAGAGTTTACTCTAACAGCTACTGGGGTTCCAACCAAATTCTGTAGTAATCTTCTTGAGAGAATATGTGAATATTTTTTGAATTGTATATCTGGTAACTCTCTAAGCCAAACGAGATTTCCACCAAACTCATCAAACTTCGCAACCTTAACTCTAACTTTACCAACTCCTCCATCCTCCTTGAAAAAGATATATATTGCTCCTATGCTATCTATATAAAAGTCTGGTAGATAAAATCCACCACTGTTGGCGTAAAGAACACTATTAAAATTCATCCTTCCTTTTACTTCACCAGTATCCTTATCAACCTTAGCAAGGTAGAGAATAGGAATACCACTTGAACGGTCAACGTAGGAGACATAAAGATTGCCAACACTATCATAAGATACTGAGGGATATTCCTGATCTCCACTACCTCCTGAAATAAGCTTTGTCCACTCTCTAGCACCGTTGTTTGTATTAACTTTTGCTAGGAAAACATCCATATCACCGTTTCTTTGATCAGCTAATGCAACGTATAAACTGCTTCCAAGAATTGTCATTGAAACCTTTGGAGCGAAATGTCTGGCATAGTTTAGAATTATTCCTCTATCAGTTGTTATATTTGTGCCAGTGCTCCACTGTGCAGAGTAGACATCATTAGTGGATATCTTATTAATACCAACTCCAAAATCCCTATTTGGACTCCAAATCCAATGTTGCCCAGAAGCGTAGATAAAACCATCTCTATAGATAGCTTCTCCAGCTATTATAAAACTACCACCATTGAAGACTGTAAGATACTGAGTTCCTGGAGAACCCGGAGATAGCCACATTTGAGTCCCATTAGGAAGTATCTTGGAAACAAAGGAAAGCTCTCCACTACCTATTCTATGCCAAACCTGAACCAAGTAAAGTTCTTTACTATCACCAACTGCTGAAGAAAGCTTGAACGGTATAGGAGTGTATGAAATATTGTCCCCATATCCGTTGTCTACTCTCCTACTCCAAATAAGTTCTAAACTACTTCCCAAATCTCGCCATCTGGAAGTATAAGTGTAATATTTTCCGTTCAAAAACTGTAAGAAAGAGATGTATATATGATCACTGTCATACACAGAAATAGTAGGAATTCTAGCAAAGTTATAGTAGTTGCTGTTGGTTACCGCATGCATTGATACCTCAACATTAGT
This portion of the Brevinematia bacterium genome encodes:
- a CDS encoding T9SS type A sorting domain-containing protein, which encodes MKRFGIVLLTILLVLFGSYSSYASLIFTEEFDNTANIQRTTMTIINGVAEIGYPDVHGWVNWNNQWGDYAYYNGNFYIVWTDGRYDGQWQVFLTKINTNGSILFSTNVEVSMHAVTNSNYYNFARIPTISVYDSDHIYISFLQFLNGKYYTYTSRWRDLGSSLELIWSRRVDNGYGDNISYTPIPFKLSSAVGDSKELYLVQVWHRIGSGELSFVSKILPNGTQMWLSPGSPGTQYLTVFNGGSFIIAGEAIYRDGFIYASGQHWIWSPNRDFGVGINKISTNDVYSAQWSTGTNITTDRGIILNYARHFAPKVSMTILGSSLYVALADQRNGDMDVFLAKVNTNNGAREWTKLISGGSGDQEYPSVSYDSVGNLYVSYVDRSSGIPILYLAKVDKDTGEVKGRMNFNSVLYANSGGFYLPDFYIDSIGAIYIFFKEDGGVGKVRVKVAKFDEFGGNLVWLRELPDIQFKKYSHILSRRLLQNLVGTPVAVRVNSTYSGAPTFRVSPNGGINYYLAPTNQTVEFTNLGNDLRVRVEAIGNGNQLVVVSNYTFEILFYYTGDLFASTNSLFTTYVGSNFISPSPTVQLLTNITFSDGISKAIYYVKLHNTGNTNGQFYLYLTPSGWPVSVYNWANVNVSTAFTNGEYSIIVPTNSTTNFRIEVSIPSTASDREFQDFSLYSSAIQGGYLHDSITLRAISWKYLPDAFISNVSGISGTNLWEISPITQVFSNLVNSKFAGYETVVTNYIVIENKGILQDVVLVTNRFYTTLGSISDWNIVISNITDGQSVSFPYHLQIPSGQRKVIQVTVSAKTNAPVGSFLNLEFFSFSTNTRYTISGDTNVYYDDLRKDSIRLVFENHKYQPDLIVATNPYFLGGVQDNNYVSTNISLTQSIMVRTVNDRSLTYYFKLQNDGEEVDIIHLRSFGITNSGWSEVYYLGSDDITLSITNGTNIALGVGEEFVFRGVFTPDSTVESGVEPWVKLLAYTTNFTNAYDVVYARPRNIKVKPDAMVGYDISSATNGNNVYNSTGANQYITNVMLKGGVEVRTNVVIVQNDSTTDPDIINIVGDKASGSWFIKYLDLSDNDITHNITNTSNLTLPLGSSVTLKVVSYPLATAGDDEWIEIKIRAYSSYVNSQEDVVVISNRAVSIKPDMGVFSFISGWIDIPTISTTYLGQASLSNKIVAGRTNNVKIRLKNDTDSLQEYTLKASLSNIGGSLADWNYRFRVIVGNTTNDITAYVTNLGWIKLYSAREQVEVLVEVTLTNAVENNLQTTNGAVSNTLEIRYDFVSMLRTNTVDRGMHSFIAVRGLPDAYHDSIGGYAGIDIITNTFVSENYFLYGLTLRYPREDIILRFKNDGDFRDVFRIYATVSNGNQPGNHITNWIFRFYDEKNNDITSLVTNTNAGWTNLITNGYEKLLRVLIVNTNGFVNDEVFFFFYFETITLQRRLDTVWFGSVITPGLPDIAISNITTGILRGTNQFAPDSFDYQKTEANEIGRFKLVLRNIAPVEGEPEFRLKATFYGDVSKFEVYHTNKSGEFVSNELLTSSGYTNSIRNYNSANGWPEDNIYVYVKPKNTAISGDLVVIRYEFSLYDNPGVFDVVYITNKVVKPRVSVMSRPSIESTVTAEIRKYQSSSGSFVVSNADNVWEEFVLRASQSNPEGWVVSFFTNSTDISSYIFGSGFTTPRIEGSGIVLFSFRVTNTTELVSGTTNIVTIRAISKKNTNVYSVLRVEIVYVDAIADIFALGSDEDNKDSAGKGILDGAITNKIELNQTNVYTIFLSNSIGVGDKVRFIVSVESNHSPNFTTRILSENGDDITGVVFTSNYVVELRAGESKHIKVYRVLTNTNSLVCSGFYSYLRLSMKTYDIENNIYDFVILRDVVVDPRVDLRSASGYDNIFSFTSYSDAGKVVKTFKNVPVTLYLGIMNVDAVAERFFVKANVGGNIWDVKYYDCSDAEITEQVSNGNYLTPEIQPSQFYFIKAVIKPSLQASPADVFEQFIEVWSLKNTNRKDYVTNKVGIESMFIVGSVKDRKTKVGISGPIIEVTDPYGVKVTVTGDESGNYSAPVYPVIGGLYKMKVDARGYVGSVSNIYLEIGTNVVNFELVSFNMVADKVDVRIFPNPIEGGKGGNFVYAVSEPSIVTISIYDINGKLVRHLVKDERKEKGVYYVLWDGTDESGAYLRQGVYIFTINTGKEVIVKKLFVK